The following coding sequences lie in one Tichowtungia aerotolerans genomic window:
- a CDS encoding glutamine--tRNA ligase/YqeY domain fusion protein translates to MSTPAGNFIHDIIDADLESGKRSEVVTRFPPEPNGYLHIGHAKAICLDFGTALKYNGRCHLRFDDTNPTAEDTEYVEAIKEDVHWLGFDWGEHLYWASDYFEQMYEYAVQLIKQGKAYVCDLSVDAFKEYRGIPTEPGKEPEGRQRSIEENLELFEKMKAGEFADGAYVLRARIDMASPNLHMRDPAIYRIKHASHHNTGDQWCIYPMYDFAHCIEDSIEGVTHSLCTLEFEVHRPLYDWILKELEAYQPQQIEFARLNLTYTVMSKRKLLELVQKNLVNGWDDPRMPTLCGMRRRGYPAQAIRNFCTEIGITKTESLSDVALLEHHVRDILNEKAPRRMAVLDPLKVVITNYPEEQTETFDLPNHPNNEEVGTRSVPFTRELFIEKSDYLEDAPNKYKRFTIGREVRLRGAYLATCNEAIKDADGNVIELRCTIDPESKGGSAPDGRKVKGTIHWVSATEGVEATVHLYDRLFGCENPAAEEADFKELLNPESLQTVTGIVEPEAISQPGEAFQFERIGYFCIDKDSTADVPVLNRTVGLRDSWNK, encoded by the coding sequence ATGAGCACTCCAGCAGGAAATTTTATTCATGACATCATTGATGCGGACCTGGAATCCGGAAAACGCAGCGAGGTGGTTACCCGCTTCCCTCCGGAGCCCAACGGCTATCTGCACATTGGGCACGCCAAAGCCATCTGCCTCGATTTCGGGACTGCGCTGAAATACAACGGGCGCTGCCACCTGCGTTTTGATGACACCAATCCGACCGCGGAAGACACCGAATATGTGGAAGCAATCAAGGAAGATGTCCACTGGCTCGGCTTCGACTGGGGCGAGCACCTTTACTGGGCATCGGATTATTTCGAACAGATGTATGAATATGCCGTGCAGCTTATCAAGCAGGGCAAAGCCTACGTCTGCGACCTGAGCGTGGATGCGTTCAAAGAATACCGCGGCATTCCGACGGAACCGGGCAAAGAGCCGGAAGGCCGCCAGCGGTCGATCGAAGAAAACCTTGAGCTGTTTGAAAAAATGAAAGCCGGCGAGTTTGCCGACGGCGCTTATGTGCTGCGGGCCCGAATCGACATGGCCTCCCCCAACCTGCACATGCGCGACCCGGCCATTTACCGCATTAAACATGCGTCGCACCATAACACCGGCGACCAATGGTGCATTTACCCGATGTATGACTTCGCCCACTGCATTGAAGACTCCATTGAAGGTGTCACTCATTCGCTGTGCACGCTCGAGTTTGAAGTGCATCGCCCGCTCTACGACTGGATTCTCAAAGAGCTCGAGGCCTACCAGCCGCAGCAGATCGAATTTGCCCGGCTCAACCTCACCTATACCGTGATGAGCAAACGCAAGCTGCTCGAACTGGTACAGAAAAACCTGGTCAACGGATGGGACGACCCGCGCATGCCCACCCTGTGCGGCATGCGCCGCCGCGGCTACCCGGCCCAGGCCATCCGCAACTTCTGCACCGAAATCGGCATCACAAAAACGGAAAGCCTTTCTGATGTCGCCCTGCTGGAACATCACGTGCGCGATATCCTCAACGAAAAAGCGCCGCGCCGCATGGCGGTACTCGATCCGCTGAAAGTGGTCATCACCAACTATCCGGAAGAGCAAACCGAGACCTTCGACCTGCCGAACCATCCCAACAATGAGGAGGTGGGCACCCGCAGTGTTCCGTTTACCCGGGAACTGTTCATCGAGAAAAGCGACTACCTGGAAGATGCGCCGAATAAATACAAACGCTTCACCATTGGACGTGAGGTTCGTCTGCGCGGGGCCTATCTGGCCACCTGCAATGAAGCTATCAAAGATGCGGACGGCAATGTGATTGAACTGCGCTGCACCATCGACCCCGAATCGAAGGGCGGCTCTGCTCCAGACGGACGCAAAGTGAAAGGCACCATCCACTGGGTCTCGGCAACTGAAGGCGTCGAAGCCACAGTACATCTCTACGACCGCCTGTTCGGATGCGAAAACCCGGCCGCCGAAGAGGCGGACTTCAAGGAACTGCTCAATCCCGAGTCACTGCAAACTGTGACCGGCATCGTCGAGCCGGAAGCCATTTCCCAGCCGGGTGAGGCCTTCCAGTTCGAACGCATCGGATACTTCTGCATCGATAAAGATTCGACGGCAGACGTTCCGGTCCTGAACCGCACCGTAGGCCTGCGCGATTCGTGGAACAAATAG
- a CDS encoding APC family permease, producing MAEDEKKQGYAFGTFKGVFTPSILTIFGVVMYLRFGWVLGSVGLPATLLIVTLATAITFLTGLSISAMATNMKVGTGGAYYIISRSLGLEAGVAIGLPLFFARAFGVAFYIAGFTEAVMALGNPLPMLDAAVVAKVISAGTLTVLTVLATISADLALKVQFGILVAIGLSLVSFFMGSPPPDALSLSAETVVPARESFWVVFAVFFPAVTGIEAGLGMSGDLKNPAKSLPRGTLAAIVTGYLVYMALPIFLSMKVSNLDVLLVDLNIMSTMARWGILIVIGVFAASLSSALGSLLGAPRMLQALAGDRVIPRFIGRGFGKDKADPRIATILSFIVALAAVLLGDLNLIAPILSMFFLLSYGLLNLSAGLEGLIESPAWRPKFNVPCGISLLGAAGCFAVMLMINAGATLIAILVTSVIFYLIKRRQLNAHWADMRYGILTLLVRFAVQRLSRLKPDERTWRPSILALSGSPRSRWHLVEMAHSLARHSSALTVASILPVEDWSAEKVESTEESLREYLRKREVDALVKIFPAPDMLTGAKSLVRAYGYGPLTPNTILLGDTENRSNFEGFAELIRLVCRTNRNLILFRESENEVPEEADTIDVWWGGNASNIGLILTLAYQVQKSPAWRQSRLVVKTIVETEAEREAAQIRLGTFIEEQRIPAEAEVLIKQLPSYFDIIRQSSADAGLVFMGMRPPGEEETLEDYSRYYGSLMEVTKDMPPLAFILASEAIEFRKVIGISQKD from the coding sequence ATGGCTGAAGACGAAAAAAAACAGGGATACGCATTTGGTACGTTCAAGGGCGTGTTCACGCCGAGCATTCTGACGATTTTCGGTGTTGTAATGTATTTGCGCTTTGGGTGGGTGCTCGGCAGTGTCGGACTGCCTGCCACCCTGCTGATCGTGACGCTTGCCACGGCGATTACGTTCCTGACCGGGTTGTCCATCTCGGCGATGGCCACCAATATGAAGGTGGGAACCGGCGGCGCTTATTACATTATATCCCGTTCGCTTGGCCTGGAGGCCGGAGTGGCCATCGGGCTGCCGCTTTTTTTTGCGCGCGCTTTTGGGGTGGCGTTTTATATTGCCGGGTTTACTGAAGCCGTGATGGCACTGGGGAATCCGTTGCCGATGCTGGATGCGGCGGTCGTGGCCAAGGTGATTTCGGCCGGAACCCTGACGGTGTTGACCGTGCTGGCGACGATCTCGGCGGATTTGGCATTGAAAGTTCAGTTTGGAATCCTGGTCGCGATTGGTTTGTCGCTGGTTTCGTTTTTCATGGGGTCTCCTCCTCCGGATGCACTGTCTTTGTCTGCCGAAACGGTTGTTCCGGCCCGGGAAAGTTTCTGGGTTGTTTTTGCTGTGTTTTTCCCGGCCGTGACCGGGATTGAGGCCGGACTTGGCATGTCAGGGGATCTGAAGAACCCCGCGAAGTCGCTTCCGCGTGGAACATTGGCCGCCATTGTAACGGGCTATCTGGTCTATATGGCGCTTCCGATCTTCTTGTCGATGAAGGTGTCCAATCTGGATGTCCTTCTGGTGGACCTGAACATTATGTCGACGATGGCGCGCTGGGGCATTCTGATAGTGATCGGGGTGTTTGCGGCCTCGCTATCCAGTGCGTTGGGGTCGTTGCTCGGCGCGCCGCGCATGCTGCAGGCGCTGGCGGGCGATCGTGTGATTCCACGGTTTATCGGCCGCGGTTTTGGCAAAGATAAAGCGGATCCGCGCATTGCCACAATCCTCTCATTTATCGTAGCTCTGGCGGCTGTTCTGCTGGGGGATCTCAATCTGATTGCCCCGATTCTGTCGATGTTCTTTTTGCTGTCCTATGGACTCCTCAACCTCTCCGCGGGACTGGAGGGCCTGATTGAAAGTCCGGCGTGGAGGCCGAAGTTCAATGTGCCGTGCGGTATTTCCCTGCTGGGGGCAGCGGGCTGTTTTGCTGTGATGCTGATGATCAACGCCGGGGCCACCCTGATTGCGATTTTGGTAACCTCTGTTATTTTCTATTTAATTAAACGCCGGCAGCTCAATGCGCACTGGGCGGACATGCGTTACGGCATTTTAACGCTGCTGGTTCGCTTTGCCGTTCAGCGGCTCAGCCGGTTGAAGCCGGATGAACGGACGTGGCGGCCCAGCATTCTGGCGCTGAGCGGCTCACCCAGATCGCGCTGGCATCTGGTGGAAATGGCCCACTCTCTGGCGCGGCACAGCAGCGCCCTGACGGTGGCGAGCATCCTGCCGGTAGAAGACTGGTCCGCAGAGAAAGTGGAAAGCACGGAAGAGTCTCTGCGGGAGTATCTGCGAAAGCGTGAAGTGGATGCGCTGGTTAAGATTTTTCCGGCCCCGGATATGCTGACCGGGGCAAAATCTCTGGTGCGCGCCTATGGGTATGGACCCTTGACGCCCAACACCATCCTGCTGGGTGACACGGAAAACCGTTCGAATTTTGAAGGCTTTGCGGAACTGATACGTCTGGTTTGTCGAACCAACCGCAATCTGATTCTGTTCCGGGAAAGCGAGAATGAAGTGCCTGAAGAGGCGGATACGATTGATGTCTGGTGGGGGGGCAACGCATCCAATATCGGCCTGATTCTTACGTTAGCCTATCAGGTTCAGAAAAGTCCGGCATGGCGGCAGTCCAGGCTGGTCGTGAAAACCATTGTCGAAACCGAAGCGGAGCGCGAGGCGGCTCAGATACGGTTGGGAACCTTTATTGAAGAACAGCGGATTCCTGCGGAAGCAGAGGTGCTGATCAAGCAGCTTCCCAGCTATTTCGATATTATTCGCCAATCGTCAGCAGATGCCGGGTTGGTTTTTATGGGCATGCGTCCGCCGGGTGAAGAGGAGACTCTCGAAGATTACAGCCGCTATTATGGTTCGCTGATGGAAGTGACCAAAGATATGCCGCCACTGGCATTTATCCTCGCGTCTGAGGCGATTGAGTTTCGTAAGGTAATTGGGATTTCTCAGAAGGATTAA
- a CDS encoding IspD/TarI family cytidylyltransferase: MSVWAIVLACGKEQEITSGVDVAFLALGDRPVLAHSLLTLQENDLVDGIILVVKKQRVDNALQVIRSYGIKKIKSLVAGSGTRLSNLKKAAGQLPEDATAVLVHSASRPFIQDAVVSETVKAGKRYGAAVAAFRSPDAVKFAEKGQKVTKSMDRNSVWVTQSPQVFKRDVFSKMLKSGVKLVDDESALLDKSRQEIHLVVSSRTNLKIRTVADLEAAGALLGKI; this comes from the coding sequence ATGTCAGTATGGGCAATTGTTTTAGCATGTGGAAAAGAGCAGGAGATTACATCCGGAGTGGATGTTGCATTTCTCGCATTGGGTGATCGGCCGGTTTTAGCTCATTCATTACTCACCCTTCAGGAGAATGATCTGGTCGATGGAATCATTCTGGTCGTTAAAAAACAGCGGGTGGACAATGCGCTTCAGGTGATTCGTTCGTATGGAATCAAAAAAATAAAAAGTCTGGTCGCCGGTTCCGGAACCCGGTTGAGCAACCTTAAAAAAGCGGCGGGTCAGCTTCCGGAAGATGCAACCGCTGTTCTGGTTCATTCCGCGTCCCGACCCTTTATTCAGGATGCTGTTGTTTCCGAAACCGTCAAGGCGGGAAAACGCTACGGCGCAGCCGTTGCGGCATTCCGCAGCCCGGATGCGGTCAAATTTGCTGAAAAGGGGCAGAAAGTCACGAAGTCGATGGATCGCAACAGCGTTTGGGTCACTCAGAGTCCTCAGGTGTTTAAGCGCGATGTGTTTAGTAAGATGCTGAAAAGCGGCGTGAAACTGGTTGATGATGAATCCGCTCTGCTCGATAAATCCCGTCAGGAAATTCATCTCGTTGTATCCAGCCGCACGAACCTGAAGATCCGGACTGTAGCTGATCTGGAAGCCGCCGGCGCATTGCTCGGCAAGATTTGA
- a CDS encoding RluA family pseudouridine synthase — MSGKTAEESGKRLDAWLAESEPGLSRSRWQGLIKNGKVTVNGGSVKSNFKLRSGDFVEWTIPDPVPTETLPENIPLDILFEDRHIIVVNKPAGLVVHPAAGNENGTLVNALLHHCTDLTGIGGEERPGIVHRLDKDTSGVMVIAKTETAMAELARQFKKRETEKEYLAIVRGALHPSSGYIETTIGRHPIHRKKMAANIKRGRRAVSNYKTDEKLKNASLLRIRIETGRTHQIRVHMAFLKHPILGDKLYARRQPTDTWPDRQMLHAAKLSIIHPNTRKKMTFQAPLPADMKALLEQLRINPSEKSQLPYETQSPQTRG, encoded by the coding sequence ATGTCTGGAAAAACCGCAGAAGAATCCGGAAAACGGCTGGATGCCTGGCTTGCTGAAAGTGAGCCGGGCCTGTCGCGTTCGCGTTGGCAGGGCCTGATAAAAAACGGGAAGGTCACCGTAAACGGCGGTTCCGTGAAATCGAACTTTAAACTTCGCTCAGGAGACTTTGTGGAATGGACGATTCCGGATCCGGTTCCGACCGAAACCCTTCCCGAAAATATTCCCCTGGACATTCTGTTTGAAGACCGCCACATCATCGTGGTGAACAAACCCGCCGGACTGGTGGTGCATCCTGCCGCAGGGAATGAGAACGGAACGTTGGTCAATGCCCTGCTTCACCACTGCACCGACCTGACCGGTATCGGAGGCGAAGAGCGCCCCGGTATTGTTCACCGGCTCGACAAAGACACCAGTGGCGTCATGGTGATCGCAAAAACCGAAACCGCCATGGCCGAACTGGCGCGGCAATTTAAAAAACGGGAAACAGAAAAAGAATACCTGGCAATTGTGCGCGGCGCACTGCACCCGTCATCCGGCTACATCGAAACAACCATTGGGCGACACCCGATCCACCGAAAAAAGATGGCAGCCAACATCAAGCGGGGCCGGCGGGCTGTGTCGAATTACAAAACCGATGAAAAACTAAAAAACGCATCACTGCTGCGCATCCGCATCGAAACCGGACGGACCCACCAGATCCGGGTGCATATGGCATTTTTAAAACACCCGATTCTTGGAGACAAGCTCTACGCACGCCGTCAACCGACCGATACCTGGCCCGACCGACAAATGCTCCATGCAGCCAAACTGTCGATCATCCATCCCAATACGCGCAAAAAAATGACGTTTCAGGCTCCTTTGCCGGCAGACATGAAGGCCCTGCTTGAGCAACTCAGAATTAATCCTTCTGAGAAATCCCAATTACCTTACGAAACTCAATCGCCTCAGACGCGAGGATAA
- the rbr gene encoding rubrerythrin: MELKGSQTETNLMAAFAGESQARNRYTYYASVAKKEGFVQISDIFTETADQEKEHAKRLFKLMAGGEIEIPASSFPAGPVGDTKANLLDAAAGEEHEWTEMYPDFANIAMEEGFTEIASVFTAIAVAEKQHDKRYKELAANIDAGKVFERDEDVVWRCRNCGYLHKGKKALNKCPACAHPQAHFELLAENW; encoded by the coding sequence ATGGAACTTAAAGGAAGTCAGACCGAAACAAACCTGATGGCCGCATTCGCCGGCGAATCTCAGGCCCGCAATCGCTACACCTACTACGCATCTGTTGCCAAAAAAGAAGGTTTTGTTCAGATTTCTGATATTTTCACAGAAACCGCAGACCAGGAAAAGGAACACGCCAAACGCCTTTTCAAATTGATGGCAGGCGGCGAGATCGAAATTCCCGCAAGCTCCTTCCCGGCCGGCCCCGTCGGCGACACAAAAGCCAACCTGCTGGACGCAGCTGCGGGAGAAGAGCACGAATGGACTGAAATGTATCCGGATTTTGCCAACATCGCCATGGAAGAAGGTTTCACAGAAATCGCCAGCGTCTTCACTGCCATCGCCGTGGCTGAAAAACAGCACGACAAACGCTACAAAGAACTCGCCGCCAACATTGATGCCGGCAAAGTGTTCGAACGCGATGAAGATGTCGTCTGGCGCTGCCGCAACTGCGGGTATCTGCATAAAGGCAAAAAAGCCCTCAACAAATGCCCGGCCTGCGCTCACCCTCAGGCACATTTCGAACTGCTCGCAGAAAACTGGTAA
- a CDS encoding 3-isopropylmalate dehydrogenase → MSKSYNIAVIGGDGTGPEVAREGVKVLKAAADKFGFKIDFTDYDYGGDRYLRTNEVLPESAADDLRQHDAIFLGAIGHPEVKPGILEKGILLKLRFELDQYINLRPVKLFPGVETPIKDKGPEEIDYVIVRENTGGIYTGAGGISMKGTPHEVAVQSMIYNRFQVERCLRYAFDYARKSGKKSRGVGNENTLGLVGKTNVLTHVFDLWERAFHEVGDADYTDIRRDYYHVDATCMWMVKSPEWFDVLVTTNMFGDIITDLGAMTQGGMGIAAGGNINPEGVSMFEPIGGSAPKYTGQNVINPLAAICAGSMMLKELGEAEAGNAIEAVVADITANKLKGLAAGKMGYSTTEVGDLVAEGLA, encoded by the coding sequence ATGAGCAAAAGCTACAACATTGCTGTAATTGGCGGAGACGGTACCGGCCCTGAAGTGGCACGCGAAGGCGTGAAAGTCCTGAAAGCCGCGGCGGATAAATTCGGATTCAAAATCGACTTTACGGATTATGATTACGGTGGAGACCGTTATCTGCGCACCAACGAAGTGCTTCCGGAAAGCGCGGCCGACGATCTTCGTCAGCATGACGCCATTTTCCTCGGCGCCATCGGCCATCCGGAGGTCAAACCCGGCATCCTTGAAAAAGGCATTCTGCTCAAGCTTCGCTTCGAACTCGACCAGTATATCAACCTGCGTCCGGTCAAGCTCTTCCCCGGTGTTGAAACGCCGATTAAGGACAAAGGGCCGGAAGAAATCGATTATGTGATCGTCCGTGAAAACACCGGCGGCATCTACACCGGAGCCGGTGGGATTTCCATGAAGGGAACGCCGCACGAAGTAGCTGTTCAGTCCATGATCTACAATCGCTTCCAGGTGGAGCGCTGCCTGCGCTATGCCTTCGACTACGCCCGCAAGTCCGGAAAAAAATCGCGAGGTGTCGGCAATGAAAACACGCTGGGGCTTGTTGGGAAGACCAATGTGCTGACCCATGTCTTTGATCTGTGGGAGCGCGCCTTTCACGAAGTCGGCGACGCCGACTACACCGATATCCGCCGCGACTACTACCATGTCGATGCCACCTGCATGTGGATGGTCAAAAGCCCGGAATGGTTTGATGTGCTCGTCACCACCAATATGTTCGGCGACATCATCACCGACCTTGGCGCGATGACGCAGGGCGGCATGGGCATCGCCGCCGGCGGGAACATCAATCCGGAAGGGGTCAGTATGTTCGAGCCGATCGGAGGTTCTGCACCGAAATACACCGGACAGAACGTCATCAACCCGCTCGCCGCAATCTGCGCCGGTTCCATGATGCTTAAAGAGCTCGGCGAAGCCGAAGCCGGGAATGCGATTGAAGCCGTTGTGGCGGACATCACCGCCAATAAGCTCAAAGGCCTCGCTGCCGGTAAAATGGGATATTCGACCACCGAGGTCGGCGATCTTGTCGCGGAAGGTTTGGCCTAA
- a CDS encoding uracil-DNA glycosylase, with translation MTDREQFLDNVTAFLEYKKEEGFQTLEISPETRAMLAPAKQKPAAAKPKPAAPAYRPAPPAPDPEPSQAPGDDIVVTGKTLEEIAKQISTCTGCGLHASRNKTVPGEGNGHHPDLMFIGEGPGADEDAQGRPFVGAAGQLLTKMIGAMGYTRDQIFIANIVKCRPPGNRVPLPDEMSACTPYLLKQIELIQPKIIIALGKTAVEGLLHKPVAITRFRGTWCKYEGIDLMPTFHPAYLLRSPGKKREAWDDLQSVLAKLGKTPPQKN, from the coding sequence ATGACCGATCGCGAACAATTTCTGGACAATGTGACCGCCTTCCTCGAATACAAAAAAGAGGAAGGGTTCCAAACATTGGAAATCTCGCCGGAAACCCGCGCAATGCTTGCGCCGGCCAAACAAAAACCGGCCGCTGCAAAGCCGAAACCGGCCGCTCCGGCCTATCGACCCGCCCCGCCGGCGCCTGACCCTGAACCCTCTCAGGCACCAGGCGACGACATTGTAGTCACCGGAAAAACTCTCGAAGAAATCGCAAAACAGATCAGCACCTGCACCGGTTGCGGACTGCACGCCTCGCGCAACAAAACCGTGCCCGGCGAAGGAAACGGTCATCATCCCGACCTCATGTTTATCGGCGAAGGCCCCGGCGCGGACGAGGATGCGCAGGGCCGCCCGTTCGTCGGTGCCGCGGGCCAGCTGCTCACTAAAATGATCGGAGCAATGGGCTACACCCGCGATCAGATTTTTATCGCCAACATCGTCAAATGCCGCCCTCCGGGAAACCGGGTTCCCCTGCCCGACGAAATGAGCGCCTGCACCCCGTACCTGCTCAAACAGATTGAGCTGATCCAACCGAAGATCATCATCGCGCTTGGCAAAACCGCCGTTGAGGGACTTCTGCATAAGCCGGTGGCCATCACCCGCTTTCGCGGAACATGGTGCAAATATGAAGGCATCGATCTGATGCCGACCTTTCATCCGGCCTACCTGCTTCGCTCGCCTGGCAAAAAACGCGAAGCGTGGGATGATCTCCAATCCGTCCTTGCCAAACTCGGGAAAACACCGCCCCAGAAAAATTAA